In Zingiber officinale cultivar Zhangliang chromosome 3B, Zo_v1.1, whole genome shotgun sequence, a single window of DNA contains:
- the LOC121968076 gene encoding ribonuclease 3-like protein 2, whose translation MEAITHGSYADHPSYQRIEFVGDAVLGLTVSHYLYERYPDIGSDDLTALRRANVTNEKLSRVAIHLGLYRFPRHNSPGLDQAVSDFMDLVTREEEEDNGNSSEPFSQVNDFTDLVTREEEEDDGRISFCDSIVEARTILADMVGSISLAFYWDSDLKLVGKVN comes from the exons ATGGAGGCGATTACCCATGGTTCCTACGCCGACCATCCATCCTACCAGCGCATCGAGTTCGTCGGCGACGCTGTCCTCGGCCTTACGGTTTCTCACTACCTGTACGAAAGGTACCCAGACATCGGCTCCGACGACCTAACCGCCCTCCGCCGCGCCAACGTTACCAATGAGAAGCTCTCCCGCGTGGCCATTCACCTCGGTCTCTACCGTTTCCCCCGCCACAACTCCCCTGGCCTTGATCAAGCG GTGAGCGATTTCATGGATCTAGTGacgagggaggaggaagaagacaatGGAAACTCATCTGAACCTTTTAGTCAGGTGAACGATTTCACAGATCTAGTgacgagagaggaggaagaagacgaTGGAAGGATTTCCTTCTGCGATAGCATTGTAGAAGCCCGCACAATATTGGCTGATATGGTTGGGTCCATCTCACTAGCATTCTATTGGGATTCCGACCTCAAATTAGTGGGGAAGGTAAACTAG